TATCTATCCTTAGCATTTTTTATTCGACCATCCCTGAGAATCCATCTGATAAACTCCCAATTAAATTGTTCTTCACATCCAGCTGCCATACTTTCTCTGACCTTGCCTCGGTATGTGAGATAACGTTTAAAGGCTCGTAGCAGACAATTCCAGCGAGAAAAATTAAGAAAGATAATTTGGTCAGCTTCCTGCATTCTTTCCTCATAGAAACACCAAGAATAATTACCATCGATGACCCAAGCTTCATGCTTGGTGAGAAATTTTTTCATCTCATCCAACATCCAATCGCGATCACTATCTTGCCAACCAGGTTGAAATTGGAGTGTGTCCATGTGAAGTTTTGGGATGGAGTAGTAGTTAGATAACTTTTCGGCTAGCGTTGACTTACCAGCACCAGAATATCCGATAATTGCGATTTTCATTTTCTACCTTTTCCTATTTGGAGACAAAAAAACAGCCTCTATGGACTGTTTCTTATTTAGCAAGTTTAGCTGAAAGACGAGCTTTGTCGCGACTTGCTTTGTTTTTGTGAATCAAACCTTTAGTTTCTGCTTTATCGATAGCTGAGCTAGCAGCACGGAAAAGTTCTTCAGATGGGTTTGCTTCGAAAGCTTTGATAGCAGTACGCATAGCTGATTTTTGAGCTGAGTTCTTTTCGTTTTGTTTAACGTTCAATTCAGCGCGTTTGATAGCTGATTTAATGTTTGCCAATGTTCTTACCTCCATATTTACTAACTATACCATTATATCTGAAAACTTACGTTTTGACAAGGGGAAATTATTTTTTTAAGTAAATTTCATCGATTTCATGGTTCTTTGTTTTATGAAGAATCACTTCTGCACGATTTCTGGTTGGTTCAATATAATTTTGTAGATTTGTGAGATTGATACTGGTCCAGACCTGATGGGCAAAGGATTCCACTTCCCCAATCGGCATTTGAGTAAAGTGATAGTAATAGCTATCAGGGTCATTTTGGGCTAGACTCAGCATCTTCAAGAAACGGTCCAGATACCAACTCTCGATGTCATCGACTGCAGCATCAACATAGATGGAAAAGTCAAAGAAGTCAGTAATGTAGAGACGCTCGTTTTGTGGATTTTGAAAGACATTTATTCCCTCAACAATGACAAAATCAGCAGCTTTAACGCTTTGCTTTTCCTCAGGAACAATATCGTAGACTTCATGAGAATAGACAGGAATATCTACATCTTGTCCATTTTTGATGTGGTCCAAGAAGTTGAGAAGAGCTTCCATATCATAGCTTTCAGGAAATCCCTTACGATTTAGAATCCCTTGCTCAATCAAGGTCTGGTTGGGATAGAGAAAGCCGTCAGTTGTTACCAACTCAACCGTAGCATCTGTAAGTGTACGGGACAGTAGGATTTGAAGTAGGCGACTGGTTGTGGATTTTCCAACGGCAACACTCCCGGAAACACCAATGATGAAAGGCTGGGATTTGCTTTCACGTTGAAGGAAAATCCCTTTTGAAAAGGCCAAATCATCCTTGGTACGCTTGTAAATCTGGATGAGATGAGCTAGGGGGAGATAGACATCGGTAACATCCTGCAAGCTAATCTGGTCATTAAAACTCTTGATGGATTCTAATTCCTCTTCTGTCAACGGAGGTGTTGTCTTTCGATGTAAAGATTGCCAAGTCTGGCGACTGATTTTTTCAAAATGTAAAAATTCGTTGGTCATGTGTTTTCCCCTAGATATTTTGTTTATCATACCATAAAAAGATAAAAAAATAAAGCGGTTTCTTGATGATAGTAAGCCAATATCGTATAATAGAGGTAGATAGAGGTTGAACAATTTATTGATGAAGTAGGAGCTACCTTCTCCTGATTTATAAGCTTATAAAGGGCGCTTTTCGGTTCACAACTTATAGGAGGTGTGTCATGAAAATCTTAAAAAGTTATTTATTGGAACTCTGTTTTATTTTAAGTTTTGCACTACCTTTTTTAAAAGGAGCGAATGCGGATAATGGTAGACGTTTTGTGGAAACCTATTACGGTTTTACTTTTTTGATGGAACATGCCATTGTAACAGCTGTCTTTATCTGTTCGCTCTTGATTGCTTTCTTCCTAAAAAAACGGTGGACGAAATGGCTTGCTGCTGGTAGTTATTTCTTTTTAGTTCTATGGCTTGCTACAGAGGGTTATTTCTTCCGCATGTCACTAGAAGATTTGATACGACTTTGGACAAGTTTGGAATTCCTGACAAAAACGTATCAGTTGGGCTTTTATCTAAACATCTTGTTGGGAACTCTCTTGATAATAAAGTATTTGAAGGTTAAGCAATAGTCATAAAAATGCGCTTGATTATAGACAATAAATTTGTTGTTTTATCTTGACTGTGATATTTCTAGTTCTAAATGGCTTATTATTTATGGGTCTTCGGAATATATAGTGGAATTACTTTCTTAATAGTTTAAAAACAACTGGTGTTTAAATCGGATTTTCTGGTGGGATGTTAGGATAATCAATAGTATTATATAAAAGTATCAATCACATACGAGTGATACTTTGGGAAAAAAATAAAATAGTCCAATTTACTTGACCGTGTACTATGGTACATGGTTTATAATATTCAGGGGGTGAAATAAGATGATTTATCGCATTAGTGAGTTTGCAGA
This portion of the Streptococcus mitis B6 genome encodes:
- the coaA gene encoding type I pantothenate kinase, which encodes MTNEFLHFEKISRQTWQSLHRKTTPPLTEEELESIKSFNDQISLQDVTDVYLPLAHLIQIYKRTKDDLAFSKGIFLQRESKSQPFIIGVSGSVAVGKSTTSRLLQILLSRTLTDATVELVTTDGFLYPNQTLIEQGILNRKGFPESYDMEALLNFLDHIKNGQDVDIPVYSHEVYDIVPEEKQSVKAADFVIVEGINVFQNPQNERLYITDFFDFSIYVDAAVDDIESWYLDRFLKMLSLAQNDPDSYYYHFTQMPIGEVESFAHQVWTSINLTNLQNYIEPTRNRAEVILHKTKNHEIDEIYLKK
- a CDS encoding DNA topology modulation protein, which gives rise to MKIAIIGYSGAGKSTLAEKLSNYYSIPKLHMDTLQFQPGWQDSDRDWMLDEMKKFLTKHEAWVIDGNYSWCFYEERMQEADQIIFLNFSRWNCLLRAFKRYLTYRGKVRESMAAGCEEQFNWEFIRWILRDGRIKNAKDRYQYLNNTYPEKMHILHSQAEIDCFLRSLKNRQ
- the rpsT gene encoding 30S ribosomal protein S20, with the protein product MANIKSAIKRAELNVKQNEKNSAQKSAMRTAIKAFEANPSEELFRAASSAIDKAETKGLIHKNKASRDKARLSAKLAK